The following is a genomic window from Actinomadura sp. WMMB 499.
CGGGTGGTTCCGGGGACCGGTTGATCGCCTGGCGGGAACGGCGCAGCGCCCCAGACCTCTTCCGGCGGAAGAAGCCTACTCCCGAGACTGCCGTGTTGGGGGCTCATCTTGACGCACTGCGTGTTTTGTTCCGTTTTGGCATGTCGCTCCGTGAAGTCGCGGCTGCCCAGGTACGGGGGCCACAAATGCACCAGACGCGACCGAACAGTCACAGAGCGGCGGTTCGTGCCGGGCCCCCCGGTCTCGCGGTCCCGAAAGCGTCACGATCCGGTCACGGTGCGGTGCCGCTCCGTGACCGGACGTCCGCGGGCCCTCAGCGCTTCTCGACCAGCTCCGTCAGGACGCCGTGGCAGTCCTTCGGGTGCAGGAAGTTGATCCGCGAACCGAGCGAGCCCTTGCGCGGCTCGTCGTACAGGACCCGGACGCCCTTGCCCGCGATGCCCGCCGCCTCGTCGGCGACCGTGCCGTCGGTGCCGAACGCGATGTGGTGCACGCCCTCGCCGTTCTTCGCGAGCCACTTGGCGACGGCCGAGTCCTCGCGGATCGGCTGGAGCAGCTGGAGGTAGCTCGCGGCGCCGTCCCCGGTCTCGTTGATCTTGAGCATGGCCTCCCGGACGCCCTGCTCCTCGTTCACCTCGAAGTGCACGTCGGAGAAGCCGTACGTCGCCTTGTAGAACTCGACCGTGGCCTCGAGGTCGTGGCAGGCGATTCCGATGTGGTCGATGCGGGTCAGCATGGGCGGGTCTCCCTCGAAGGCGTGCCGATACTCCTGGGTATGGTGGCAAACGTCGGCGCAGCACCATTCTGGAGGGCCCCCTCATGACCGCCACTTCCGTGATCGTCGCCGGAGCGCGCACGCCCATCGGACGCCTGACGGGCTCACTCAAGGACTTCTCGGCGGCCGATCTCGGCGCGCACGCGATCAAGGCCGCGCTGGAGCGGTCGGGAGTGTCCGGCGACCAGGTCCAGTACGTGATCCTCGGGCAGGTCCTCCAGGCGGGCGCGGGACAGATCCCGTCGCGGCAGGCGGCGGTGAAGGCCGGCATCCCGATGAGCGTCCCCTCGATCACGATCAACAAGGTCTGCCTCTCCGGCCTGGACGCCATCGCCCTGGCCGACCAGCTGATTCGCGCGGGCGAGTTCGACATCGTCGTGGCGGGCGGCATGGAGTCGATGACGCAGGCCCCGCACCTGCTGCCGAAGTCGCGCGGCGGCTACAAGTACGGGTCGGTCGAGGTGCTCGACCACATGGCCTACGACGCGCTCACCGACGCGTTCGACGGCCTGGCGATGGGCGAGTCGACCGAGCGGCACAACGCCAAGCTCGACATCTCGCGCGAGGAGCAGGACGAGTTCTCCGCGCGCTCGCACCGGCGCGCCGCCGAGGCGATCAAGAACGGCGTGTTCGACGACGAGATCGCTCCGGTCGAGATCCCGCAGCGGCGCGGCGAGCCGGTGGTGTTCGCCACGGACGAGGGCGTGCGGGGCGACACCACCGTCGAGGGCCTGGCGAAGCTGCGTCCGGCCTTCAGCTCCGACGGGACGATCACCGCGGGTTCGTCCTCGCAGATCAGCGACGGCGCCGCGGCGGTCGTGGTGATGTCGCGGGCGAAGGCCGAAGAGCTCGGACTCGAGTGGATCGCCGAGATCGGCGCGCACGGCAACGTCGCCGGCCCGGACAACTCGCTGCAGTCCCAGCCCGCGAACGCGATCAAGCACGCGCTCGGCAAGGAGGGGCTGGACGTCGCCGACCTCGATCTCATCGAGATCAACGAGGCGTTCGCGGCCGTCGGCGTCCAGTCGATGCGCGACCTCGGCGTCGGCCCGGAGAAGGTCAACGTCAACGGCGGCGCCATCGCGCTCGGCCACCCGGTCGGCATGTCCGGCGCCCGCATCGCCCTGCACCTGGCCTACGAACTGAAGCGCCGCGGCGGCGGCACCGGCGCCGCCGGACTCTGCGGCGGCGGCGGCCAAGGCGACGCTCTTATCCTCCGCGTTCCGACCCGGCCCCTCGCCTAGCGGCTCGGCGCCGAGAGGCTCTGAGCCGCGCGGGCGGCCCGCTTTGTGACCTCTTGGGGAGGCCCTGGCGATCGGCTCTGCCGTGGTTGGCGTACCTGTCCGTAACGTAGGGACATCGGACGTCGGGGGGTGCGATGCCGGAGGCGGCGACCTACGAGATCGGCACGGCGACCTGGTTCGACCTGGGCAGCCCGGCCCCCGAGGCGTGCAAGCGGTTCTTCGGGACGCTGTTCGGCTGGGCGTCGTTCACGATCGCGTCCGATCTGTTCGGCGACTACGAGGTCTTCACGCTCCGGCCCGGGGACGTGCTGGGGGTGGCCGGGATGCAGGCCCTGGCCGACGAGGCGACGCCCCCCGCCTGGACGCCCTTCTTCCACGGCGCGGACGTGGACGCCACGGCGCGCGCCGTCCTCGCCGCCGGGGGGATGGAGCTTCTGCCGGCCACGAGCGCGTCCACCATCGGCCGCTTCGGCATCTACGCCGACCCGGAGGGCGCGGCGTTCGCCGTCTGGGCTTCGCGGGAGGGCGTCTCGCAGGGCCCGACCATGGTGGACGAGCCGGGCACGGTGTGGCGGGTGGAACTGGCGGTCCGCGACCTCGGGCGGGCCCGCCGCTTCTACGGCGAGGTTTTCGGGTGGCGCGCGGTCGAGCGCTCGCCCGTGCACGGCTGGTGGGAACTGGACGGCGGGCGGCCGGTCGCGGACCTGGTCCGGACGGACGAGCGCTGGCCGGCCGGCCGGGACGCGCAGTGGCTGCCCTACGTGCGGGTCGTCGACTGCGACGCGGTGGCGCGCACCGCCGTCGAGTCCGGCGCCCGGCTCCAGGTGCCGCCGGCCGACGGCGAGGCGGGCCGGTTCGCGCTGGTGGCCGGCCCGGCCGAGACTCCGTGCGGCGTGATCGCCCCGTGGTCGCCCGCCGGGGCGGGCGAGCGGGGCGTGGCGTCCCGCGCCTGACACCAGGCGCCCGGAGACTTGGCGAAGCCTTGGCCGTGTGCGGGTGCCCCGTCGAGGCGGCCTCTGCCGTGATTGGCGTACCGCTTCGTAACGTGGGTGCATGCCGGTTGTTGACAATTTCGGTTACAGGGTCGAATCCAGGGCCGTGAGCACTGAGAGTTCCTCACTGGGCCGGGGTGGCGAACTTGACGGACCGGAACCCGAGGGCCTTCAGCATGTTCGTCAGCATCGACTTCGTGTTGGCGTCGGCGCGTTCGCGGAGCCCGCTCTTCGCGGCGGCGTCCTGGATCTTCTTGCTCGCCAGGACGTAGAGCTGCTGCTGGTCGTTCGGGTTGCTGCTGAAGAAGTCGCCGAACCGGTCGAACAGGCCGCGTTCGGTGGCGTGGACGTAGCTGTTCTCGGTGTCCAGGTTCGTCTTCTCCAACTGCGCGGGCGGCAGCGTGATCGTCGCGGCCGTCCGGTCCGCGTTCACCTTGATCGCGCCCGAGCCGAGCTTGGAGAAGTCGACGTAGGCGCCCACGCTGCCGTTGCCGACGAACAGGGTGCGCTCGCCGCGCAGCGAACCCGGGAGGAACTTCGCGTCCTGCTCCAGGTCGACGATCACCTGGAACGATCCGCTGGCGGCCTCGTAGCGGCGCAGGTCCTGGATCGACTTCAGCAGCACGGGCCCGCTGCGGTCCTTCGTCTCCGTCGCGAAGGGGTTCGCCCAGTCGGGCAGCCCCACGCCGCGCAGGAGTTGCAGGCCCACCACCACGACGACCGCCGTCACCACGACCAGCAGGACGGGGCCGCGCAGGAACAGGAGGGGACGGAGGGATCGGGTGGGGGTGCCGGTATTCGATTTTCCGCTCGACATACACCCGGCATGCCCAGCAGAACCGATCGCTCACGCCACTTCTTGCTTGCCGGGCGATGTGATCAGCGCCATACCCCCGGCTGAAACCTCCGGCGCGTGAGGGGCGTTGACCGGACGTGGACATCGTTCGTGCTTTCCGGGTCGTCTCCATCGCGGAGGCGGTCTCGTTCCTGGTGCTGCTGCTCGTCGCCATGCCGCTGAAGTACATGGCGGACCTGCCGGCCGCGGTGTCGCTGGTGGGCCCGATCCACGGTGTCCTGTTCATCGCCTACGTCGGGGCGGCGGTGATCGTGCGTCAGCAGCTCGGCTGGAACATGACGCGGACGATCCTCGCGCTGGGCGCCGCGGTGCTGCCCGTCGCCCCGTTCTTCGTCGAGCGCCACTGGACCAAGCCCGCGCCGGTCGCCGAACCGGCGGGCCGGGCCTAGGCTCCTGCGCGGTCGCGCCGGGCTGGGGGTCCCGTCGCGGCCGCGCAGGGGAACCCCGCGCGCCGTTCCCCGCCCACGCGGGGGACGGCGCATCGTCGTGCCGCGGCCCGGTCGGGCGGCCCCGGCCTTCACCGCGGGGAACCTGGAACGTTCCCTGCCCCCGGGGCGATCGCCGCGCCCGACCCGTTCTCCCTGCCTGGAACGTTCCCCGCACCGGACGGGACGGACGGGTGGGCGCCCGTCGCGGCGCGGAAGTCGTTCGGGCCGAGCGTGCACGTCCGGTAGTCGGCGAAGTTCCGCCGCAGCCAGGCGCGGCGCCGCTCCTCGCTCCACGAGCCGAACGCGCGGGCGGTGCGGGCGTCGCCGATCGCGGGCGGCGGGTCGCCGGTCAGCCAGGCGTCCACCAGCGCCCCGTAGCCGGCGGGGACCGGGCACGCGCGCGGGTCGCGCAGGCCGTCCCGGATCCGCCGGACGGCCCGCTCCTCGAACCCCGGCGGCAGCGCGGCGTCCAGGTGGACGCCCGCGACGCCGTCCCGCACCCCGCCGGGGGCCCAGGTCGGGCGCTGCTCCACGCGGGTGAACGCGCCGGGCGTCCCGTCCAGCCGCGCGGCGAGGGGGATGACCGCGGCCGTCAGCGCGGGCAGCGCGTCGCGCAGCGCCGGATGCACGCACACGGTCAGCGGCCACTCGCGGCAGACCTGGTCGGTGCGGACGGGCGCGACCGTGCCGCCCGAGGTGCCGTGCAGCCCGACGGTCGCGGCCGCGGCGGCGGCGAGGGCCGCGGCGAGCGGGACGCCGACCAGCGCGCGCCGCGTCGCCCACAGCACGTACCCGAGGATCAGCGCGGCCGTCGCGCCGACCGCCCACACGACCTGGTCGGCGAGCACCTGCGGGCGCAGCGTGGTGAAGAGCGCGACCTGGTTCAGCGCGGCCGGGGGCAGCAGGCTCCACCAGGACATCCCGGGCACGCGCAGGGCCGACCACAGCCCCGTGGCGGCGAGGACGAGCGGTGCCGTCGCCCGGTGCGGCACGACCCGTCCGGCCAGGTATCCGGCCACGACGTGCAGGACGAGCGCGCCCGCGCCGGCCGCGAACCCCAGCGGGTGGGACCGTCCGGTCCCGCCGTGCAGCAGGGTGACGGCGACGATCACGGTCGTGACCGCCGCGTACGCGACGAGCGCGGCGGCCGAC
Proteins encoded in this region:
- the mce gene encoding methylmalonyl-CoA epimerase, which codes for MLTRIDHIGIACHDLEATVEFYKATYGFSDVHFEVNEEQGVREAMLKINETGDGAASYLQLLQPIREDSAVAKWLAKNGEGVHHIAFGTDGTVADEAAGIAGKGVRVLYDEPRKGSLGSRINFLHPKDCHGVLTELVEKR
- a CDS encoding acetyl-CoA C-acetyltransferase, with protein sequence MTATSVIVAGARTPIGRLTGSLKDFSAADLGAHAIKAALERSGVSGDQVQYVILGQVLQAGAGQIPSRQAAVKAGIPMSVPSITINKVCLSGLDAIALADQLIRAGEFDIVVAGGMESMTQAPHLLPKSRGGYKYGSVEVLDHMAYDALTDAFDGLAMGESTERHNAKLDISREEQDEFSARSHRRAAEAIKNGVFDDEIAPVEIPQRRGEPVVFATDEGVRGDTTVEGLAKLRPAFSSDGTITAGSSSQISDGAAAVVVMSRAKAEELGLEWIAEIGAHGNVAGPDNSLQSQPANAIKHALGKEGLDVADLDLIEINEAFAAVGVQSMRDLGVGPEKVNVNGGAIALGHPVGMSGARIALHLAYELKRRGGGTGAAGLCGGGGQGDALILRVPTRPLA
- a CDS encoding VOC family protein; translated protein: MPEAATYEIGTATWFDLGSPAPEACKRFFGTLFGWASFTIASDLFGDYEVFTLRPGDVLGVAGMQALADEATPPAWTPFFHGADVDATARAVLAAGGMELLPATSASTIGRFGIYADPEGAAFAVWASREGVSQGPTMVDEPGTVWRVELAVRDLGRARRFYGEVFGWRAVERSPVHGWWELDGGRPVADLVRTDERWPAGRDAQWLPYVRVVDCDAVARTAVESGARLQVPPADGEAGRFALVAGPAETPCGVIAPWSPAGAGERGVASRA
- a CDS encoding DUF4230 domain-containing protein, with product MSSGKSNTGTPTRSLRPLLFLRGPVLLVVVTAVVVVVGLQLLRGVGLPDWANPFATETKDRSGPVLLKSIQDLRRYEAASGSFQVIVDLEQDAKFLPGSLRGERTLFVGNGSVGAYVDFSKLGSGAIKVNADRTAATITLPPAQLEKTNLDTENSYVHATERGLFDRFGDFFSSNPNDQQQLYVLASKKIQDAAAKSGLRERADANTKSMLTNMLKALGFRSVKFATPAQ
- a CDS encoding DUF3817 domain-containing protein encodes the protein MDIVRAFRVVSIAEAVSFLVLLLVAMPLKYMADLPAAVSLVGPIHGVLFIAYVGAAVIVRQQLGWNMTRTILALGAAVLPVAPFFVERHWTKPAPVAEPAGRA